The DNA window cctgcagctggcagcaagGGAGGAGGCAACTTGCGAAGATCCGGAATTATCAGGATTCTTCTAGAACTGCTTTAAAACTAACCCTTGGGGTGGGATGCAGCGGGTTAATACATCATTTAAATGAATGCAAGGCTGCACAGAAACAGGCTGATGGCTGGGAGGTGAACCTGGGTCTCTTTGGGGCCCTGGGGTAGGTGCAAGCAGGATTTGGACCACCAGCAATCTGTTGAACCCGCCTTGGACAAGGATGGTCTAGGTTACTTGGTGGGAGCTGTTTCCCTGCGTGTGTGCTGCCCCAGGAGCCAGCGAgatgagtccaaccattcccatcaatcactaacccatgtccctcagcacctcatccacccgtcccttaaacccctccagggaaagtgactcaaccccctccctgggcagcctctgccagtgcccaatgaccctttctgtgaaaaattttttcttaatgtccagcctgaacctcccctggcggagcttgaggccattccctctcgtcctgtcccctgtcacttgggagaagagcccagcaccctcctctccacaacctcctttcaggtagttgcagagagcaatgaggtctcccctcagcctcctcttctccagactaaacttCTCCTTAGTGTGGATGTGGCTTTGCCACTTTTCTtgctcagctcctgcagcctccAGGTGAAccagctgccagcacaggggGGAGAATCCCTGGTGTCTGAGCTGCTGGAGATGGTCTGTTTGGCGAGTGGTGCCAGTGTGTCCCTGTTTCAATCACCCTGTGCAAGCAGCCTTCCCTGACCTCCTCGCTCTGTCCTTGCCTGTTCCACCTCCGCTGGCCACGCGCTCAGAGCTGCCGGGGTCACGGCTgcctctcctctgctgctcaAAATAATTTCCCTCCTGAGCTGTACCGAGCGCTGCCGCTAAACCATTACCATAGGACAACACCACTGCCCTTTCCTGCTATTTACCCACCAGGCATCTCCCCAGCACCATCAGCTGAGCTGCACCACAGGGACAGCCTGATCCACCTCCCAGCAGGATGAAGGCGatgggctcggagcccctgactGGGATGGTCCCAGCGCTCTCTGTGTGATGTTCACGCAGCAGAACCTCCCCACGCatccccctccctcaccctgacGTGGTCTGTGCTTGTCACTGTCTCATCCCTGCATTGCTGGAAGAGGCTCTGCTGGGCCTTGCAAAGATGGAAAGTGGCAGCACTGGGGATTTTGGGTTTGCTTGTGACCTGGTTTACAGGGAATGCTGGCGCATAGTGAGGTGCATGGGATTGGAGGGCCGGTGGGACTGTGCCTTGGGACCAGCTGGTGCATCTCAGGCTGATGTGTCCAAAGCTAAAGGGGGGTCTATGGGCTGGAGGTGTGTTGCAGGACCTCTGCATGGCTCTCTGCCTCTTGCCAAGGCTCCTCAACACCCTACAGATTAGAATAAATCCTGCAGCCACCAAGAGCCTAATTAAACTGCTGAATCTGGGTTATCAAAGGGAGCCTTTTCCATTGACTCGCCTCCCGTAAGCCCTGCTGGACCCCCAGGGGCCGGGGAGCAGAGCgagctcctgctcctcttctcccttgcTTCTACCGACCCAGTTTCCCTGCGAGGAGACTGAAAAGGGGCTGGTTCTCATCAGACACCCGCCACTCCAGgcttctgctgctcttcccttAACCATGGGCTGAGCGGTGTGAAACGGTGTTTGCTCTTCCAGTGCCAGCTGGGTGaaggcagcagcatcctggggAAGGGGTGTCCTGCGCTGTCCTGCTGGGGTGGACGGTGTTTGGTGTGATATCCCCATCTGCGTTGTGCCAGCTGTGGCTACAACAGCACAGGGATCAGCAGGAGCTCGCAGCCCAAGCGTTTGGAGACCCTGGAGAGGTTTTGCAGCCTTGCTGAGGTCTGAGCTGCTGTGGTTGTGCCATGTGCCGTGGCTGGCTCGCTCAAGAGATCTCAGAGCTGTTGTCTTAGGGGAGGTTTTTCATGTTACAGATGCATTACTTCTGCTGTAGGAACAGTCTCTGTGAGGTTCTGGAAAAAGATGATGTCTGGCCAGAGGCTTGTCTCACTGTGCTAAACAGATTTTTGGTTCCTCCAGCCTCGCGGTGCAGGGAGGACAGGCTGGGGCTGTGCTCTCTGCGTGCCCACAGGCACCACCCAGAGCATCTCTGGCTCTGCTTCAGCAGAGCCCTGGCCAGGTCTGGTTGGCTTTCCCGGGTGCAGGAAGGGCTTGAGGAAGCCCCTTCCTCAGCGGTGCCTGGGAAGGCTGCCTGGGCAGTGCCCCAGCCACGCTGCGGAGGTGTGGGGGGATGATGCTCTGCCAGCGAAGGCTCCTGAGCAGTGTCTGGGGGACACAGTCACAGCCATGACTCATGCCTGTGACCGGAACGGTCTGTCAGCCTTGACTTTGTGCCCAGGGTCGTGTCCAGCCGCCTGCGGTGACCCAGCTGGTCCCTGTGCTCCTACAGCCGTGGCAGAGCTTGGCCATGATACCCACTAGCCCTGCGTGTCCTGTGACACCCGTGACCtggcccttctcctgcccctcctGCAGGGGAGACTGATGCTTTCCCTCCCCACTTTGGGAAATCCTCCCAGCGCTGCTCTGAAATGCAGCGTTTGGCTGcctgcctcccagtgctcttcctcctctcatGCCTCGCCACGCAGCCTGTGAGCAGCTTGCTTGGAGCTGTGTCCCTGGGGGAGCTCAGACCCATGTTTGGCAGcccccacagcagcagggagcctCTGTGAGCAGCCACAGCGATGCTCCGTGCCAGCTGAGCTCCTGGCCCTGGGCTCTCTGCTTAGAGCCTTTACAAGCAGGttggggctgcagagctgctgcctgagTCCCCTCAAGtcctgctgggctccctggcGTTGGGAAGGATGATGCTAatgctccaaaccccatccaggaATCATGCTGGGAAGGACAAGGATGCTGCAGCCTGTACAACTCCCTCTGCCCATCAGCCTCAATTCTTGCGAAATGAAGACAAAGAGTGATTTCTCTAGGCTTGTGCCAATGCTTCTGTCATTGCCCTGTCACAGCCTTGCCCCTGGCTCGGAGATGAGCTCCCCTCGCTGCTCCTGGGGGCTCAGCCAGCTGCACACCAGCTCCCTGCCCTACGTTTCGTGCATATTTTATCCGGGTCTCCTGAAGCCACGTGCTCCCCGCACGCTGGTGCAGGCTAGGCACACAGCATGACACACTCGCTACTAATTAATCTAACTGCGTGTTATTAAGTGCCTAGCGTGCCTCTGGCACTGCGTAATAATGATGCTCTGGGATGTTTCTAGACCCAAGGCTGCAAACAACCCTGCTTGCAAGCAGCCGTTCCCCTCGGTGCTCCCGCATCCTCCCACGcggggcagggatgcaggagaggCCATCTCGGGCCACGCTGTCTCTCTGGTTTTCATGGGTTTTCCGCTATAAAATGCAGCCgttttaatttttcatctaGCCCATCACCTCCTCTCACCTCTTGAAAGCCCTCGGTGGAGCCGACCTGTGCTCAAGGAGTGAGGAGAAAAGGATGGGCAAGGGGGTGCGAAATGCCTGCGTGCGAGAGTGGTTTCTCTTCCATGTGAGTTGCCACTGAGAAGTCGGCTCAGAGCTGTAAATCCGAGCTGTATCCTGCCCTTAAGAACTCTCCCTCGCCCCCGCCAATATTTGAGCCATCTCCTGAGTCGTGGGGCCTGTCCTCACGCAGCCCAAGATCTCCATCTGCTCCGCCGCTCTAAAAGCCTCCTGGATTTAGTGTGTTCGGTGCTGGCGTGGGTAACGCTCTCCCTCATCCCTGTGCTTGCTGGGGATGCTTGGCTGGCTGTCCCCTGCAGCCCTGAGGCAGAGCTGGTGCCACTAAACAGCTTTTGGCTCAAACCAGCAGGTTCTGGTTACAGGGTGAGGTGTCGGTATCGGTGCATCTGACTGATGTGCCTGTGCTGTTCATCTCCTCTCGCAGgatcctccctccctgctgtgggagctggaattgctgcagcagtggcagcaccGGGACATGCAGATTGCAGGCCGGGAACTGCTGCTGTGTgctcagcttccctgggcagggatggccctggagctgctctgcccttcTTCTCCTTGCCCAAAAAGGCTGTATGCGTGAGGGCAGGCATGGAAGCTGGTGGTTGGGTGTCTGGGTGGGGCTGAGTGGCAggttcatagaaccatagaatcaccaggttgaaaaagacccaccggatcatcgagtccaaccattcccatcagtcactaaaccatgtccctcagcacctcatccacccgtcccttaaaacccctccagggaaggtgactcaaccccctccctgggcagcctctgccagtgtccaatgaccctttctgtgaaaaattttttcctgatgtccagcctgaccctcccctggtggagcttgaggccattccctctcgtcctgtcccctgtcccttgggagaagagcccagctccctcctctccacaacctcctctcagggacttggagagagcaatgaggtctcccctcagcctcctcttctccaggctaaacactcccagctctctcagccgctcctcataaggcctgttctccagccccctcaccagctttgttgctcttctctggattcgctccagagcctcaacatccttcttgtggtgaggggcccagaactgaacccaggattcagtTAAGGGTCTGCTGGCAGCCTTGGGGAAAGCCTGGGAGATGATGATGAGCAGAGAggcttgttgctcttctcttgaTGCAGAAATCTCACCTCTTCCAACTCTAACCTACTCAACCATCACCCACATCCCACCAATGCTCTTGCCCGCAGCCTCCCACCTGCTCTGGCCCTGCCGTGCTTCCCACCCTGGGGAGCGAGACAGCTCCACTTCAATCACTGCAATGTTTTCCAGCtaccagcaggaaaaaaaaatatgcctgttagtgtattttttttttttgtattgcagTTTAAACGGTTAGTGCAGCACAAGCCTTCAGCTGAGGGTATCGTTTCCCTCTCCTGCGATAGTGGGTGGGCCCTGTAGATTTATTTTGGTGCCCGGGATGGCTGAGTGGAGCTGAGATGATGGTTGTTGTCCCCGCGGGCAGGGCACCGCTCCGTGCTGGGTGGGCTGGCGGTGCCTGAGAACAATACAGGAGCTGCCACCCGTTCCCTGGGTAAAAATAGCATTCCCCTTGCAAAGATGTAGGCTGTTCCCAGTGACACGAAACCAAACAGCCTGTCCTTGGAGCAGCTGGTTTTCAGGGACAGGGGGGAAGAGAATGGATTCTGCGTGACCAGAGAGGGCTGAGCTCTGCTCCAAGGGCTGGGAGgagagctgcccagggaagaggGGGGctgtgcagagaaggatttctgGCTGGAGCTCTGCAATGTTGATGCTTTTGTAAGGTGCTCCAGCTCGTGATCTAAGTCTCTTCTGCACCTGGGAGGGATCTGGGTGATCAGGGAGGGGAGAACTTGGTTGCACTGTTCTCTTCTACAGCCTTTCCGTGTTCTCTGGCGTCGTGGCcctgcttttattcctttgtttGCTCCCCACCCTGCCCACCTACAAGCCTTGGCTGAGGCTCCCTTGGCAGCCCATCTGTGCCTTCTCTCTAATCACCTGCAAGAGTGACTGATGAGTGGCACGttacactctcagcctgtcctctggGGGCTCAGTGAATTGCCCTAAAACGTTTTTGATGTATCCTTTTACCTCTTGCCCCAGCAGGATTCCCAGTGCTGACTGTCCCCCGCCAATGGTACCTGGTGCTTGTAATTCTGTTTCTGGAAGGGAAGATGTGCCAGGTCCCCAGAAGCTTGGCTTGTGGCATCCTCCCTCTTCCCTATACGCTGTTGGCTGTGTCGTGGTGGTTATGGCTTGGGACATCCTGAAAAGGAGCTGGAGCAGTCACAGGAGCAGAACCTCCTTTGGAAAAAGAGGCTTTATGGGAGTGGCTGTTCCCTGGCACCCCGAGGTACAGGAGGTGGCTGGTCAGGGATGCCACGGGCAGAGGCTGTAGATATTGCTTGGGAAGATGCAGCACGAGCTGCTGCTGGTCCTTGTTGGAACCCAGGAGCTCAGACTCCCTGGCcatgagcagagcagcagcaagagctCTGGGGCTCTGCTAGGTTACGCTGGCTGTGTCACCGTGTCCTTGTTCTTATAGAGGTAGGAAAGAGAGTGTTGGCACCCCTGAAGGCTGTGGGGTGCCTGGGGCAGCAGTATTGAGCCAGACCCACACAGCTCCACTGCCCAgctgcagtgggatgggggagttACAGGGTGTGGGGGTGTGTTTGGAGGAGGAATTGTTTCTGGCTGGCTATAAGGACTAAATGATTTTCCTGCTTGCATCTTTGATGCTAAAAGCAATTTATCTGGCAAGTCTGTTCCGCCGCAGATGCAGAACGAAGGGGAATGTGTAGCAATGACTTAGAACAGTGTAAGCCACCCTGCGTGTGCTGCTCTGTCCCCACACCTGTGGTCTCCAGCCACAACACCTATCGAGCCAGGTGCTCTAGCATTTCCCCTGCTGGAGATTTGCCTTCCAGGAACTGCAGTTGGAGCCCAGCCTGGCTCCCTAAAGGAGAAGCAAAACACCCCAAGCCTGGCTGCTGCTCagagggagggagcaggagccacACGGTGCTGTCTGCACTGGGAACAtgagctgcagagagctgaCAGGCATCAGGCACTGGGGGCTGTCACTGTCCCCACCAGCACCAGCCAGAGCAAGCTGAGCTTCCAGCTTGCAtcttggggggggaaaaaaaataaatatcagttTGTAGGATGGTGTTGCATAAACCAAGGAAAGATGTGGTCTGATAGCATAGGAGAAAGAGAACCTTGCAGGTATGGTTGAGGCTCAGGGGCTGCCTGAGCAGTCTCCAGGGGGAATGAGGCAGAAATTCCTGCTCTATGCAGGCAAAACCTTCCTCAGGATTAAGATTAGCTCCCAAGCTCTGGCAGCTCAGACAACTGACACCTCTCAGAGAACCTGCTGTCTTTCTTCACTCTTTATTGTGTAAAAATAAAGTCAACAATTCATGTAATCTTggcaataaaatggaaaaagcatgAGTATCAGTAGAAACAGTGCATTTTCCGAACTGCTGCTGCGGATGCTTAGAATATCGTAACCCATTCAAAACCCGAAGGAGACAGAGAGCAGGTCATAGGAAAAATGTACAGCTTTGGTTAGCAAAATAATGACAAATTAAGATACATTTATTCTCTCCCCTACTGTACAGTATATACATTGTGTTGACATCACACCCTTTATTTTTGGCAAACCCGACGCACCTGGGACTGGAGGTGAAACCTTTTCGGTGGTCTTGTTCTTCTCAGCAGGTTGCGCTTGTCGCTTCGCTGATGCAAACAGGTTCTTTGGAGGAACTGAAATTAACTCACGCtggggtttattttcctttttttttttttaaaaagagcacAGTTGAAAATCTGCTGCCCTGAGCCACAGTTGGGGAGGAAGAAGATCTCTCGATCCAGGGTGGTTGCTGCTCTTCAGCTGGGTGCTGGCTCTTCTCCGTGGTGGTGGCTTGGCCAGCTCTGTGCTCGTGGCCACGGGTGACCTTGGCTTTGCCCGGCTCTGTACGGACCCCTCCACTTCGCACGTCTTTGCCACATCACTGGGGTTGGTCAGGGAGGCTTTGGAGCCTGTGAATTCTCTGCCTCGTCCTCCACTGCCActtggggcaggagggggcggGCTGGGGGGTGATTTCTGCAATCTGTAGTATAAACCAGGAGTTTAGAAAAGGAAACCATACAAAATGCAtctattatttcaaaatacgcttctttatctctttttttttttcctgcagaatttcaaagtactttttttttttttctcagggaGCACTGCttaattctatatttttatcttcataAAAATACCCTTTTTTTAATTGGTAATAAACTTCTCTTTACAGTAAGAGAAACAACATAGTGTATTATCAAAAGCAGAAAGGCTTCAGACTCTTCAGTGGTAGCTAAACTTCCAGGGGATGGTAAAGGCTATTTTCCACCAGCTACGGCGCGTAGGAGGCCTCGGGGagggggggctgcaggcaggggggCAGCAGGGACGTACCCGAGTGCAGCAGGTcggggagcagggctggtgggGGTCCCGCTCCGCTGCCCCACTGCCCACAGCAGCCCGGGGCTATGgctctggagcaggggaaggcaAAAGGGGGGTCCTTTACCTGGGGAGGTGGAAACGGGGTGTTCCCTCCCTCCTCAGAGCCCTAGGAAATGGGGGCGAGGGGGTGTTGCAACCCTCCTCTGGCTCCGGGAGCATCACCCTCCTAGGGGGGCTTCAAgctggagggagaggagccaGAAAGGGGGCTCCAGACCAGGTCCCGCAGCCGTTTAAGGCGCTGGTGCCTGGAGAAAGTGGGGCCACCCCGGCGGGGGAAGGCAGTGGCGAAGCAGGGGGGTGGCGGGACGGGGCGCAGCCGCGCCAGGCCAAGGCACGCAGGCGTTGAAGGACGTTGGCAAGACAGAAACCAGAGGGTCTGGGGGTCGGGCATCCCCACTCCTTAGGACAAGAGGGGTGGCTTCGTTCTCAGTTggttttgcacaaaaaaaaaaagaaaaaaaaaaaagggggggggtgtAAAAAGATCCCGATGAGGAGGTTTCTCTCGCTTGTCCATGACCCTAGTTGAGCTGGCGACAGGCCTCAAAAGTCCACTTGGTGGCCCCGCCATAGATGTCGATGTTGGCTTCAGCCCAGGCGATGACGTTGCCGGCGAGTGCCCGGGTGCTGCAGGTGGCCAGGCTGTACACCTCGCCGGGGCTCAGCTTCCTATCCCACATGTTGAAGTGGGCCAGTTCCCCCACGAAGGCCTGCGTGGCATCGAATCCGCCGCCCAGCGTGTCCTGTGGAGGAGCCGTTGTCATAAGGGGTACACATCTaggcagccccatcccaccccaggagCATCCAGCCCCTCGGGTGCACCTAGCAGAGCAGGAACCCCCATCCCTGCCAGCCCCCCAAtctccctgccagcccccccagtccctttTACCTGCTCCTGACCCAGGACCAGGACGCCCTGGGGCTTGATGGGGTGGTAGGGTGCCAAGTTCTCGCCGTTGCCGGTTTGTGTGCCGTCCTGGTAGGCTTCCCACACGCCATCCCGTGTGGTCCAGGTGACACAGATATGGTGCCACTTGCCGTCGTTGATGACAAATGGCAGTTTGGCCACCTGCAAACAGCAGGGCAGGGTGATGGGCAAGAGGGTCCCCTGTGCTGATCCCAGCCAGGTGCCCTCCCCACTCCCCAGGGCCATACCTTGTCATTGATGAGGATCTCCATGGGGTTGTTGCCCCACTCGATCAACACCAGCTCGTTAGCCTGCCCGGGCACGGCGTAAGAGAAGGGGGTGCCCATGCCAGGGGAGGCGCTGGACTTGATCCACATGCAGACGCTGAAGGCGTACATCTCCGGCAGGCTCTTCTTCACCTTGGCGTACATGTAGTTAGTGCGCAGCGGGAAGGTGAGCTGGAACCTGTCCGGGGGCCGGTTGTCCTTCTGGCCTGTGGGGGTGGAGGCGCAGCGGGCTCCGGTTAGAACCCCACTCTATCCACTTTGGGGGttcacccccctccccaccccattATATAACGAGCCTTGAGATGGCAGCAAGCAGCAAATCCCTCCGGCACCGCACAGCTCTCTAATCCCCGGGACGGGGCAGtgcccagagcatccctggctcCTACTGTGGAGCCTGGGGGCACCACCTGGCTAAAAGGTGGGGGGAAAGGGACCATTCTAAAGGTGGGAAACAGGAGAggctcagcagagctgcctgcaggaccgGGACAGAGCAGCTCAGCATCCCACTCAGCTCAGCATCCCGCTTGGTCCCAAGGAAGCGGGCACTGGGATGGCAGCACGGGGCTCGGCTCTAATGTCCTAcgggcagcggggctggggagCAACCAGTACCTTTCTCCAGGTCGCTGATGCGCTGGTGCAGTGACGTGAGGGTGCTCTCGATCTTGCCGCGCTCCTCGGACTCGTTCTTGGGGTTGTACTTGCCCTCTTCCAAGCTGTTCACCCGGGACAGCACCTGCTTCTCCAGGTCGTCGATTTTGTTCTGCAGGATGTCCTTCAGGTTGTTGGTCTGGCTGGAGGAGTTCATCCTGCTGAATTGCTGCAAAGGGGGGGGGGCGAGTGGAACAACGAGCTGGCACCGCTGTGCCCGGGAGAGCTCTGTGCCCCACTCCGGGCAGCGCTCCCCGCTTCTCCCGGTTCTCCCAGCTCCACTATGGGCAGCGGCTCCCGGTGCCTCTCGGGGCTCAGCGGCTCCTGCTTCTCCCGACTATCCTGGTCTCCCCGGTGCCTCTCGGGGCTCCGGGCAGCGGCTCCCGGTTCTCCCGGTGCCTCCCGGGGCTCAGCGGCTCCCGGTGCCTCTTGGCTATCCCGGTTCTCCGGGCAGCGGCTCCCGGATCTCCCCGCTATCCCGGTGCCTCTCGGGGCTCAGCGGCTCCCGGTGCCTCCCGGTTCTCCGGGCAGCGGCTCCCGGTGCCTCCCGGTGCCTCTTAGggctcagcagctcctgcttctcCCGGCTACCCCACTGCCTCTCGGGGCTCAGCGGCTCCCGGCTATCCCGGTTCTCCCGGCTGCGCTCCGGGCAGCGGCTCCCGGTGCCTCTCAGGGCTCAGCGGCTCCCGGTTCTCCCGGTGCCTCTCAGGGCTATCCCGGTGCCTCTCAGGGCTCAGCGGCTCCCGGTTCTCCCGGTGCCTCTCGGGGCTCGCTCAGCGGCTCCCGGCTATCCCGGTGCCCTCTTAGTAGGGTTCAGTGGCTCCCGGTTCTCCCGGCTATCCCGGTGCCTCATAGGGCTCAGCGGCTCCCGGTGCTTCTCGGGGCTCGCTCAGCGGCTCCCGGTTCTCCCGGTGCCTCTTAGGGCTCAGCGGCTCCCGCTTCTCCCGGCTATCCCGGTTCTCCCGGTGCCCCTTGGGGGGCTCAGCGGCTCCCAGCTATCCCGGTTCTCCCGGCTGCGCTCCGGGCAGCGGCTCCCGGTGCCTCTCGGGGCTCGCTCAGCTTCTCCCGGCTATCCCCCTTCTCCCGGTGCCTCTCGGGGCTCGCTCAGCGGCTCCCGGTTCTCCCGGTGCCTCTCGGGGGGCTCAGCGGCTCCCGGCTATCCCGGTTCTCCCGGCTGCGCTCCGAGAAGAGGCTCCCGGTGCCTCTCGGGGCTGAGCGGCTCCCGTTTCTCCGGGCTCGCGGGGCCGCAGCGCGTACCTCCAGGTTCTCCAGCCTGGTTTTGAGGGACTGCAGCGTCTGCCCCAGCTGGCTGAGGGTCTCTGCGGCGGGGGCCCGGGACAGGTCCCCCATGGTGTTCTTGGCGAAGCCGCCCTTCctgcccgccccgccgcccttGGAGTCGCCGGGCTCCAAGACGCTCTGGCTCTCGCAGCGTCCCAGCTTGGCCGTCAGCTCGCGGATGGTGTCCTTCTGGTTCACGAtggtttccttctgctgcagcaCCGTCTCCCGCAGCTGCAGCACCGTGCTCCGCAGCTCCtcggcggagccgccgccgccgggggcCGAGGCGGCGCACACGTCCCCGTCGAGCGGCACCGAGGTGCAGACGAAGCGCGTCTGGCCGAAGCCCTGGCCCTGCCCGCGGCCGCGCAGGcaaagcagagccagcagcagcgcCGGCAGGACGAGGCGCGGCCCCGCGGCCATCGCTGCGCTGCCGGGATGCGGCCCCCGAGCCCCCCTCTTATAGCGCCCGGGCGGGGCCGCAGGGGCGGGCGGCTCCAGCCGGGGATCCcggcggcggggggggaggcggggagagagggaggggatgctgagccgggaggagaggaggatgaggggagacctcattgctctctgcaactacctgagaggaggttgtggagaggagggagctgggctcttctcccaagggacaggggacaggatgaaggggaatggcctcaagctccaccaggggaggttcaggctgaacatcaggaaaaaatatttcacagaaagagtcattgggcactggcagaggctgcccagggagggggttgagtcaccttccctggaggggtttaaggcaccagtggacgaggtgctgagggacgtggtttagtgtttgataggaatagttggactcgatgatctcttgcaacctggtgatgctatgattcATGTGAAAGCCTCAGCAGTTCTCTGGAGAAATACGTGCAGTTATACAGTTGCTGCAGTGAATTTTGGTGCCACAGAAACATAAAgtatttgtttctgttgctgGGATGTCCCCACATCAGTGCTATTTGCCCTCCACAATAATTTTCCAGCCACTCCTGGAAGGCAAAAAGTCATAAGAGAATGCAGAGAGAACCTGCTCCAGCAGAACTCACCAGTTTCTTGGGAAGGTTCTCATCACTCTCCAGGGCTCGCCACAGCTTCTCCAAGTAGCACATGAAGTCATTAAACCCTGACTCTTGCTTGAGCTCATAAAGCAGGGAAGAGTAGCCATGCACAGTGTCATGGA is part of the Phaenicophaeus curvirostris isolate KB17595 chromosome 19, BPBGC_Pcur_1.0, whole genome shotgun sequence genome and encodes:
- the NPTX1 gene encoding neuronal pentraxin-1 produces the protein MAAGPRLVLPALLLALLCLRGRGQGQGFGQTRFVCTSVPLDGDVCAASAPGGGGSAEELRSTVLQLRETVLQQKETIVNQKDTIRELTAKLGRCESQSVLEPGDSKGGGAGRKGGFAKNTMGDLSRAPAAETLSQLGQTLQSLKTRLENLEQFSRMNSSSQTNNLKDILQNKIDDLEKQVLSRVNSLEEGKYNPKNESEERGKIESTLTSLHQRISDLEKGQKDNRPPDRFQLTFPLRTNYMYAKVKKSLPEMYAFSVCMWIKSSASPGMGTPFSYAVPGQANELVLIEWGNNPMEILINDKVAKLPFVINDGKWHHICVTWTTRDGVWEAYQDGTQTGNGENLAPYHPIKPQGVLVLGQEQDTLGGGFDATQAFVGELAHFNMWDRKLSPGEVYSLATCSTRALAGNVIAWAEANIDIYGGATKWTFEACRQLN